A window from Sphingopyxis alaskensis RB2256 encodes these proteins:
- a CDS encoding dienelactone hydrolase family protein has protein sequence MGEMIRMTMDDGAAVAVYHAQPVGERRGGLVLVQEIFGVTDHIRELCDEYAADGYEALAPALFDREHPGFESDYSGPQFERAVQLARELHPFEQSLKDAQTCIDALKGKGPVFITGYCYGGSVAWRMAQISPDLAAASAYYGSLVPTMFSDEPPRCATIAHFGRFDGGIPMEGVEALIAKNHPTAQIFVYEAGHGFNSDRRKDYHEPSADLARERTLMLFRACGG, from the coding sequence ATGGGTGAGATGATCCGGATGACGATGGACGATGGCGCCGCCGTCGCTGTCTATCACGCGCAGCCCGTGGGAGAGCGCCGCGGCGGGCTGGTGCTGGTGCAGGAAATCTTCGGCGTCACCGACCATATCCGCGAGCTTTGCGACGAATATGCCGCCGACGGTTACGAGGCGCTCGCCCCCGCGCTCTTCGACCGCGAACATCCGGGGTTCGAAAGCGATTATTCGGGCCCGCAGTTCGAGCGCGCGGTGCAGCTGGCGCGCGAGCTGCACCCATTCGAGCAGAGTTTGAAGGATGCCCAGACGTGCATCGACGCATTGAAAGGCAAAGGGCCGGTGTTCATCACCGGCTATTGCTATGGCGGGTCGGTCGCGTGGCGGATGGCGCAGATCAGCCCCGACCTTGCGGCGGCATCCGCCTATTATGGCAGCCTCGTGCCGACGATGTTCAGCGACGAGCCGCCGCGCTGCGCGACCATCGCCCATTTCGGCCGTTTCGACGGCGGCATCCCGATGGAAGGCGTCGAGGCGCTGATCGCGAAGAACCACCCGACCGCGCAAATCTTTGTCTATGAGGCGGGGCACGGGTTCAACAGCGACCGGCGCAAGGATTATCACGAACCGAGCGCGGATCTGGCGCGCGAACGCACGCTGATGCTGTTCAGGGCATGCGGCGGGTAG
- a CDS encoding F0F1 ATP synthase subunit delta, whose translation MDNSGGIQGNITAGLAGRYASALFDLARESNAIDAVQQSLATLRAGLAESADLSALIASPVVGRSDAANAIAAVATALKLDSLTTKFLGVLAENRRLADLPKMIDAFDAIVADHRGEVTAKVISAHPLTADQLAALTANLKSRVGRDVTVAATVDPAILGGLVVQLGSQLIDGSIRTRLNSFAQAMKG comes from the coding sequence GTGGATAATTCCGGCGGCATTCAGGGCAACATCACGGCGGGCCTCGCGGGCCGCTATGCCAGCGCGCTGTTCGATCTGGCGCGCGAATCGAATGCAATCGACGCGGTCCAGCAGAGCCTCGCGACGCTCAGGGCCGGCCTGGCCGAATCGGCCGACCTGTCGGCGCTGATCGCCAGCCCCGTCGTCGGCCGCAGCGACGCCGCGAACGCCATCGCCGCGGTGGCGACGGCGCTGAAGCTCGATTCGCTGACCACAAAGTTCCTCGGCGTGCTCGCCGAAAACCGCCGCCTCGCCGATCTGCCGAAGATGATCGACGCCTTCGATGCGATCGTCGCCGATCACCGCGGCGAAGTGACCGCGAAGGTCATCAGCGCGCATCCGCTCACCGCCGATCAGCTCGCCGCGCTGACCGCCAACCTCAAATCCCGTGTCGGGCGCGACGTCACCGTCGCGGCCACCGTCGACCCCGCCATCCTCGGCGGCCTCGTCGTCCAGCTGGGCAGCCAGCTGATCGACGGCAGCATCCGTACCCGTCTCAATAGCTTCGCGCAGGCGATGAAGGGCTGA
- the atpA gene encoding F0F1 ATP synthase subunit alpha, protein MEIRAAEISKVIKDQIANFGTDATVTEIGSVLSVGDGIARVHGLDNVQAGEMVEFANGVKGMALNLEADNVGIVIFGSDAAIKEGDQVKRTGTIVDVPVGKGLLGRVVDGLGNPIDGKGPIKADKRMRVEVKAPGIIPRTSVHEPVQTGLKALDALVPVGRGQRELIIGDRQTGKTAVAIDTFINQKAANAGDDESKKLYCIYVAVGQKRSTVAQIVRQLEENGAMEYSIVVAATASEPAPLQFLAPYTGCTMGEFFRDNGMHAVIVYDDLSKQAVAYRQMSLLLRRPPGREAYPGDVFYLHSRLLERAAKMNSDNGSGSLTALPIIETQAGDVSAYIPTNVISITDGQIFLETNLFNAGIRPAINVGLSVSRVGSAAQTKAMKKVSGSIKLELAQYREMEAFAQFGSDLDASTQKLLGRGARLTQLLKQPQFQPMPFEEQTASIFAGTNGYLDTVATTDVSRYEAAMLAYLRSDHPQVLAAIRDSKDLGDDTKKALVAALDAFAKIFA, encoded by the coding sequence ATGGAAATCCGCGCCGCTGAAATCAGCAAGGTCATCAAGGACCAGATCGCCAATTTCGGAACCGACGCCACGGTCACCGAGATCGGTTCGGTGCTCTCGGTCGGCGACGGCATCGCCCGCGTCCACGGCCTCGACAATGTCCAGGCCGGTGAAATGGTCGAATTCGCCAATGGCGTGAAGGGCATGGCGCTCAACCTCGAAGCCGACAATGTCGGCATCGTGATCTTCGGCAGCGACGCCGCGATCAAGGAAGGCGACCAGGTCAAGCGCACCGGCACGATCGTCGACGTCCCGGTCGGCAAGGGGCTGCTCGGCCGCGTCGTCGATGGCCTCGGCAATCCGATCGACGGCAAGGGCCCGATCAAGGCCGACAAGCGGATGCGCGTCGAGGTGAAGGCGCCGGGCATCATCCCGCGCACCTCGGTCCACGAACCCGTGCAGACCGGCCTCAAGGCACTGGACGCGCTCGTCCCCGTCGGCCGCGGCCAGCGCGAGCTGATCATCGGCGACCGCCAGACCGGCAAGACCGCCGTGGCGATCGACACCTTCATCAACCAGAAGGCCGCCAACGCGGGCGATGACGAGTCGAAGAAGCTCTATTGCATCTATGTCGCCGTCGGCCAGAAGCGTTCGACCGTCGCGCAGATCGTCCGCCAGCTCGAAGAAAATGGCGCGATGGAATATTCGATCGTCGTCGCCGCGACCGCGTCGGAACCCGCGCCGCTCCAGTTCCTCGCGCCCTACACCGGCTGCACGATGGGCGAGTTCTTCCGCGACAACGGTATGCACGCCGTGATCGTCTATGACGATCTGTCGAAGCAGGCCGTCGCCTATCGCCAGATGTCGCTGCTGCTGCGCCGCCCGCCGGGCCGCGAAGCCTATCCGGGCGACGTTTTCTATCTGCACAGCCGCCTGCTCGAGCGCGCGGCCAAGATGAACAGCGACAATGGTTCGGGCTCGCTCACCGCGCTGCCGATCATCGAAACGCAGGCGGGCGACGTGTCGGCGTACATCCCGACCAACGTGATTTCGATCACCGACGGCCAGATCTTCCTCGAAACCAACCTGTTCAACGCCGGTATCCGCCCGGCGATCAACGTCGGCCTGTCGGTGAGCCGCGTCGGCTCGGCCGCGCAGACCAAGGCGATGAAGAAGGTGTCGGGCTCGATCAAGCTCGAACTCGCGCAATATCGCGAAATGGAAGCCTTTGCGCAGTTCGGCTCGGACCTCGACGCCTCGACGCAGAAACTGCTGGGCCGCGGCGCGCGCCTGACCCAGCTTTTGAAGCAGCCGCAGTTCCAGCCGATGCCGTTCGAGGAACAGACCGCGTCGATCTTCGCGGGCACCAACGGCTATCTCGACACTGTCGCGACCACCGACGTGTCGCGCTACGAAGCGGCGATGCTCGCCTATCTGCGCAGCGACCACCCGCAAGTGCTGGCGGCGATCCGCGACAGCAAGGATCTGGGCGACGACACGAAGAAGGCGCTGGTCGCCGCGCTCGACGCCTTCGCCAAGATTTTCGCATAA
- a CDS encoding F0F1 ATP synthase subunit gamma, with product MASLKELKGRIVSVKSTQKITKAKKMVAAAKLRKAQAAAEAARPYAERLEGVVASLASKVGASDSAPKLLSGTGKSDTHLLVVLNSDRGLAGAFNSNIVKAARDKALELQSQGKKVLFYLVGRKGRPVIARLFPGQIIEQYDTTGIRDIGFDQASEISARVMELYEAGAFDVAHLFYSKFRSALLQIATGQQMIPVPPPAEAPASSGAAVEYEPGEEEILADLLPRNVTIQIFKGLLENAASEQGASMTAMDNATRNAGELINKLTIIYNRTRQAAITTELIEIIAGAEAL from the coding sequence ATGGCCAGTCTGAAGGAACTCAAAGGGCGGATCGTCTCGGTCAAATCGACCCAGAAGATCACCAAGGCCAAGAAGATGGTCGCCGCCGCCAAGCTGCGCAAGGCGCAGGCGGCGGCCGAGGCCGCGCGTCCTTACGCCGAGCGGCTCGAGGGCGTCGTCGCGAGCCTGGCGTCGAAGGTCGGTGCGTCGGATTCGGCGCCGAAGCTGCTGTCGGGCACCGGCAAGAGCGACACCCACCTGCTCGTCGTGCTCAACAGCGACCGCGGCCTTGCCGGCGCGTTCAACTCGAACATCGTCAAGGCGGCGCGCGACAAGGCGCTCGAACTGCAATCGCAGGGCAAGAAGGTTCTCTTCTACCTCGTCGGCCGCAAGGGCCGCCCGGTGATCGCGCGTCTCTTTCCCGGCCAGATCATCGAGCAATATGACACGACCGGCATCCGCGACATCGGCTTCGACCAGGCGAGCGAAATCTCGGCCAGGGTGATGGAGCTTTACGAAGCCGGCGCCTTCGATGTCGCGCATCTCTTTTATTCCAAGTTCCGCTCGGCGCTGCTTCAGATCGCGACGGGGCAGCAGATGATCCCGGTTCCGCCGCCCGCCGAAGCGCCTGCATCGAGCGGCGCCGCCGTCGAATATGAGCCGGGAGAGGAAGAAATCCTCGCCGACCTGTTGCCGCGCAACGTCACCATCCAGATTTTCAAGGGCCTGCTCGAAAACGCCGCGTCCGAACAGGGTGCGTCGATGACCGCGATGGACAATGCGACGCGCAACGCGGGCGAGCTGATCAACAAGCTGACCATCATCTACAACCGCACGCGCCAGGCGGCGATCACCACCGAACTCATCGAAATCATTGCTGGCGCGGAAGCGCTCTAA
- the atpD gene encoding F0F1 ATP synthase subunit beta, whose translation MATAPATEKKAPAKKAAAPKAAAPKKAAAPKAAAPVGAATGRIAQVIGAVVDVQFTGELPAILNALETDNNGNRLVLEVAQHLGENTVRTIAMDATDGLTRGQPVRDTGAQISVPVGPQTLGRILNVIGEPIDERGPVNSDMTAPIHAKAPEFVDQSTEASILVTGIKVIDLIAPYAKGGKIGLFGGAGVGKTVLIQELINNIAKGHGGVSVFAGVGERTREGNDLYHEFLDAGVIAKDADGNPTPDGSKVALVFGQMNEPPGARARVALSGLTMAEYFRDQEGQDVLFFVDNIFRFTQAGSEVSALLGRIPSAVGYQPTLSTDMGALQERITSTTKGSITSVQAIYVPADDLTDPAPATSFAHLDATTTLSRAISELGIYPAVDPLDSTSRVLTPAIVGQEHYETARRVQETLQKYKSLQDIIAILGMDELSEEDKLVVARARKIQRFLSQPFHVAEVFTGIPGKFVPIEETVKSFKAVVDGEYDHLPEAAFYMVGGIDEAVAKAAKLAEEA comes from the coding sequence ATGGCAACCGCACCCGCCACCGAAAAGAAGGCTCCCGCCAAAAAGGCCGCCGCGCCCAAGGCTGCTGCGCCGAAGAAGGCCGCCGCTCCCAAGGCCGCTGCCCCCGTCGGCGCCGCGACCGGCCGCATCGCGCAGGTCATCGGCGCCGTCGTCGACGTCCAGTTCACCGGCGAACTGCCCGCGATCCTGAACGCGCTCGAAACCGACAACAATGGCAACCGCCTCGTCCTCGAAGTCGCGCAGCACCTCGGCGAGAACACCGTCCGCACCATCGCGATGGACGCGACCGACGGCCTGACCCGCGGCCAGCCGGTGCGCGACACCGGCGCGCAGATTTCGGTCCCCGTCGGGCCGCAGACATTGGGCCGCATCCTCAACGTCATCGGCGAGCCGATCGACGAACGCGGTCCGGTGAACAGCGACATGACCGCGCCGATCCACGCCAAGGCTCCTGAGTTTGTCGACCAGTCGACCGAAGCGTCGATCCTCGTCACCGGCATCAAGGTCATCGACCTGATCGCGCCCTATGCCAAGGGTGGCAAGATCGGCCTGTTCGGCGGCGCGGGCGTCGGCAAGACCGTGCTCATCCAGGAACTGATCAACAACATCGCCAAGGGTCACGGCGGCGTCAGCGTGTTCGCGGGCGTCGGTGAACGCACCCGCGAAGGCAACGACCTTTATCACGAGTTTCTCGATGCCGGCGTCATCGCCAAGGACGCCGACGGCAACCCGACCCCCGACGGGTCGAAGGTCGCGCTGGTGTTCGGCCAGATGAACGAACCGCCGGGCGCGCGTGCCCGCGTCGCGCTCTCGGGCCTCACCATGGCCGAATATTTCCGCGACCAGGAAGGGCAGGACGTGCTCTTCTTCGTCGACAACATTTTCCGCTTCACCCAGGCGGGTTCGGAAGTGTCGGCGCTGCTCGGCCGTATTCCCTCGGCGGTGGGTTATCAGCCGACGCTGTCGACCGACATGGGCGCGCTGCAGGAACGCATCACCTCGACCACCAAGGGCTCGATCACCTCGGTGCAGGCGATTTACGTCCCCGCGGACGACCTGACCGACCCGGCGCCTGCAACCTCCTTCGCTCACCTGGACGCGACGACGACGCTCAGCCGCGCGATTTCGGAACTCGGCATCTATCCCGCGGTCGATCCGCTCGATTCGACCAGCCGCGTGCTCACCCCGGCGATCGTCGGTCAGGAACATTATGAAACCGCGCGCCGCGTTCAGGAAACGCTGCAGAAATACAAGTCGCTGCAGGACATCATCGCGATCCTCGGCATGGACGAGCTGTCGGAAGAGGACAAGCTGGTCGTCGCCCGCGCGCGCAAGATCCAGCGCTTCCTCAGCCAGCCCTTCCACGTCGCCGAAGTCTTCACCGGCATTCCCGGCAAGTTCGTGCCGATCGAGGAAACGGTGAAGTCGTTCAAGGCGGTCGTCGACGGCGAATATGACCATCTGCCCGAAGCGGCCTTCTACATGGTCGGCGGCATCGACGAAGCGGTCGCCAAGGCCGCGAAGCTCGCCGAAGAGGCGTAA
- a CDS encoding ATP synthase F1 subunit epsilon: MALKFELVTPARLERSADVHMVTVPGTEGDFSVLEGHAPFMATLRNGPLTIYAAAGAAPEVIEVEGGFAEVNEAGLTVLAEHIAG, translated from the coding sequence ATGGCCCTGAAGTTCGAACTCGTCACCCCCGCCCGCCTCGAGCGGTCCGCCGACGTCCATATGGTCACCGTGCCGGGGACCGAGGGCGATTTCTCGGTGCTCGAAGGTCACGCGCCCTTCATGGCGACGCTGCGCAACGGCCCGCTGACCATCTATGCGGCGGCGGGCGCCGCGCCCGAAGTGATCGAAGTCGAAGGCGGCTTTGCCGAAGTGAACGAGGCGGGCCTCACCGTCCTCGCCGAGCATATCGCCGGCTGA
- a CDS encoding CpaF family protein, whose product MSAFGRRPGTAGRPAFGVAKPMQGGPGVPGGAQFPAIETPPAIDIPQMPSNLSPEGEAMERLNQRSTAEAVEPEKAQGFEASVHKIKEQVLPRLLERVDPEAAATLSKDELTEEFRPIILEVLAELRITLNRREQFALEKVLVDELLGFGPLEELLADPDISDIMVNGPYQTYVERKGQLVLAPIQFRDEQHLFQIAQRICNLVGRRVDQTTPLADARLKDGSRVNVIVPPLSLRGTAISIRKFSAKPITLDMLCQWGAMSQKMCTALKIAGASRFNIVISGGTGSGKTTMLNALSKMIDPGERVLTIEDAAELRLQQPHWLPLETRPANLEGNGAIHMGDLVKNALRMRPDRIIMGEVRGAECFDLLAAMNTGHDGSMCTLHSNSPRECLGRMENMVLMGDIKIPKEAISKQIADSVDLIVQIKRLRDGSRRVTNITEVIGMEGDVIVTQELFKFEYLDEDKDGKIVGEYRSMGLRPYTLEKARQYGFDQPYLEACL is encoded by the coding sequence ATGAGTGCATTCGGACGCCGACCCGGAACCGCTGGCCGCCCCGCCTTTGGCGTGGCAAAGCCGATGCAGGGTGGGCCGGGTGTGCCCGGCGGCGCGCAGTTCCCCGCGATCGAAACGCCGCCGGCGATCGACATTCCGCAAATGCCGTCGAACCTGTCACCCGAAGGCGAGGCGATGGAACGGCTGAACCAGCGTTCGACCGCCGAGGCGGTGGAGCCCGAAAAGGCGCAAGGGTTCGAGGCGAGCGTCCACAAGATCAAGGAACAGGTGCTGCCGCGCCTGCTGGAGCGCGTCGACCCCGAAGCCGCAGCGACGCTCAGCAAGGACGAGCTGACCGAAGAGTTCCGTCCGATCATCCTCGAAGTGCTCGCCGAACTGCGCATCACGCTCAATCGCCGCGAACAATTCGCGCTCGAAAAGGTGCTCGTCGACGAGCTGCTCGGCTTCGGCCCGCTCGAGGAGTTGCTCGCCGATCCCGACATCAGCGACATCATGGTCAACGGCCCCTATCAAACCTATGTCGAGCGCAAGGGCCAGCTCGTCCTAGCGCCGATCCAGTTCCGCGACGAACAGCATCTGTTCCAGATCGCGCAGCGCATCTGCAACCTCGTCGGCCGCCGCGTCGACCAGACGACGCCGCTCGCCGACGCGCGCCTCAAGGACGGCAGCCGCGTCAACGTGATCGTGCCGCCGCTCTCGCTTCGCGGCACCGCCATCTCGATCCGCAAATTCTCGGCCAAGCCGATCACGCTCGACATGCTCTGCCAATGGGGCGCGATGAGCCAGAAAATGTGTACCGCGCTGAAAATCGCGGGCGCCAGCCGCTTCAACATCGTCATTTCGGGCGGCACGGGTTCGGGCAAGACCACCATGCTCAACGCGCTCTCCAAGATGATCGACCCCGGCGAGCGCGTGCTGACGATCGAGGACGCCGCCGAACTTCGCCTGCAACAGCCGCACTGGCTGCCGCTCGAAACGCGCCCCGCGAACCTCGAGGGCAATGGCGCGATCCATATGGGCGACCTCGTCAAAAACGCGCTGCGTATGCGCCCCGACCGCATCATCATGGGCGAGGTTCGCGGCGCCGAATGTTTCGATCTGCTCGCCGCGATGAACACCGGTCACGACGGGTCGATGTGTACGCTGCACAGCAACAGCCCGCGCGAATGCCTCGGCCGCATGGAGAACATGGTTCTCATGGGCGACATCAAGATTCCGAAGGAAGCCATCTCGAAACAGATCGCCGATTCGGTCGACCTGATCGTCCAGATCAAGCGCCTGCGCGACGGTTCGCGCCGCGTCACCAACATCACCGAGGTGATCGGCATGGAAGGCGACGTCATCGTCACGCAGGAATTGTTCAAGTTCGAATATCTGGACGAGGACAAGGACGGCAAGATCGTCGGCGAATATCGCTCGATGGGCCTCAGGCCCTATACGCTCGAAAAAGCGCGGCAATACGGGTTCGATCAGCCCTATCTGGAGGCGTGTCTTTGA
- a CDS encoding class I SAM-dependent methyltransferase, whose product MRSLILVASNAIALAVAAPVLADHHGGGHAAHHGHDAIAAAVAAPTRTPANIERDKYRNPAETLAFFGVKPGDTVVELWPGGGWYTEILAPLTKAGGGTLYVAAPWERGLARIREKQAADTATYGALRLAEFPATGAGPKVPDGSADVVLTFRNVHNWRFGGADNTANAFKQIFAMLKPGGTLGVVEHRLNEDDDAAKEEKSGYMKESSIIAFAEAAGFELAGKSEINANPKDTKDYEKGVWTLPPVLREGETDRAKYVAIGESDRMTLKFVKPAR is encoded by the coding sequence ATGCGTTCGCTGATCCTCGTTGCAAGTAATGCTATCGCCCTCGCCGTCGCCGCGCCCGTCCTCGCCGACCATCATGGCGGCGGCCACGCCGCGCACCACGGCCATGACGCCATCGCCGCCGCGGTCGCCGCACCGACGCGCACCCCCGCGAATATCGAGCGCGACAAATATCGCAACCCAGCAGAAACGCTCGCCTTTTTCGGCGTGAAGCCCGGCGACACCGTGGTCGAGCTGTGGCCGGGCGGCGGCTGGTACACCGAAATCCTCGCGCCGCTGACGAAAGCGGGCGGCGGCACGCTCTATGTCGCGGCGCCGTGGGAACGCGGGCTTGCTCGCATCAGGGAAAAGCAGGCGGCCGACACGGCGACCTATGGCGCGCTCAGGCTTGCGGAGTTTCCGGCGACCGGCGCGGGACCGAAAGTGCCTGACGGCAGCGCCGATGTCGTGCTCACCTTCCGCAACGTTCACAACTGGCGCTTCGGCGGCGCCGACAATACCGCCAACGCCTTCAAACAGATTTTCGCGATGCTGAAGCCCGGCGGCACGCTCGGTGTCGTCGAACACCGGCTGAACGAGGACGACGACGCCGCGAAGGAGGAAAAATCGGGCTATATGAAGGAAAGCTCGATCATCGCCTTTGCCGAGGCCGCGGGCTTCGAGCTGGCGGGCAAGAGCGAGATCAACGCCAATCCCAAAGACACCAAGGATTATGAAAAGGGCGTCTGGACGCTCCCGCCGGTGTTGCGCGAGGGGGAGACCGACCGCGCGAAATATGTCGCGATCGGCGAATCGGACCGCATGACGCTGAAGTTCGTGAAGCCCGCACGCTGA
- the aat gene encoding leucyl/phenylalanyl-tRNA--protein transferase, with protein MASIDPALLLSAYAQGIFPMADGADDPSVHWVEPRLRAILPLDGFHLSRSLRKAILAERFRVTTDTAFADMVALCAESADDRPTTWINPVIKASYDRLFRLGHAHSVECWQGGELVGGLYGVTLGRAFFGESMVSRARDASKVALAHLVARLIAGGWKLLDCQFLTPHLASLGAIEIRQADYLARLYSVLAGGDGAGVAAGSGAGAGAAGLSPPSPPFVAGDWGALDALGAAAAADGRATGSPPGYVIVQLLTNTS; from the coding sequence ATCGCCTCCATCGATCCGGCGCTGCTGCTCAGCGCCTATGCGCAGGGGATTTTCCCGATGGCCGACGGGGCGGACGACCCGTCGGTCCATTGGGTCGAGCCGCGGCTGCGCGCGATCCTGCCGCTCGACGGTTTTCACCTCTCGCGCAGCCTGCGGAAAGCGATTCTCGCCGAGCGGTTCCGCGTCACCACCGACACCGCCTTTGCCGATATGGTCGCGCTCTGCGCCGAGTCCGCCGACGACCGGCCGACGACGTGGATCAACCCCGTCATCAAGGCAAGCTACGACCGGCTCTTCCGCCTTGGTCACGCGCACAGCGTCGAATGCTGGCAGGGCGGCGAACTGGTCGGCGGGCTTTACGGGGTGACGCTCGGCCGCGCCTTTTTCGGCGAATCGATGGTCAGCCGCGCGCGCGATGCGTCGAAGGTCGCGCTCGCCCACCTCGTCGCGCGGCTGATCGCCGGCGGCTGGAAACTGCTCGACTGCCAGTTCCTCACCCCGCACCTCGCCAGCCTCGGCGCGATCGAGATCCGCCAGGCCGATTATCTGGCCCGGCTTTACTCGGTATTGGCCGGGGGCGACGGCGCCGGGGTGGCCGCCGGTTCCGGCGCCGGTGCCGGTGCGGCAGGGCTTTCGCCCCCCTCGCCGCCGTTCGTCGCGGGCGACTGGGGCGCGCTCGATGCCCTGGGCGCCGCAGCCGCGGCCGACGGGCGCGCGACCGGCTCGCCGCCGGGATATGTCATTGTGCAGCTTTTGACGAACACGTCATAG
- a CDS encoding NADH:ubiquinone oxidoreductase subunit NDUFA12: MSILGKIFTWWDGATVGTLLNSWARGEKVGEDRLGNRYYRAKKGHRRWVIYKGSNDASRVPPEWHGWLHGTFDELPADVLPAPRAWEREPTPNLTGSAGAYRPAGALERGGRRAAATGDYEAWRPGAD, from the coding sequence ATGAGCATCCTGGGCAAGATTTTCACCTGGTGGGACGGCGCGACCGTCGGCACGCTGCTGAACAGCTGGGCGCGCGGCGAAAAGGTCGGCGAGGACAGGCTTGGCAACCGTTACTACCGCGCGAAGAAGGGCCATCGCCGCTGGGTGATCTATAAGGGGTCGAACGACGCGAGCCGCGTGCCGCCCGAATGGCACGGCTGGCTGCACGGCACCTTTGACGAGCTTCCGGCCGACGTCTTGCCCGCGCCGCGCGCGTGGGAACGCGAACCGACGCCCAATCTGACCGGCAGCGCGGGCGCCTATCGCCCTGCGGGCGCGCTCGAACGCGGCGGGCGCCGCGCCGCCGCCACCGGCGATTATGAGGCCTGGCGGCCCGGCGCCGACTAA
- a CDS encoding DUF192 domain-containing protein yields MRIILTALALSLALPMAACSHDASEAEHAATTVVTITMAGKAHRFDVEVARSDAEQKQGLKFRTGLPANGGMLFPFEKPRIASFWMQDTLIPLDMIFIRADGSIDRIAENTIPGSLEPVASGGEVSAVLELAGGTAARLGIDESASVTWTQ; encoded by the coding sequence ATGCGTATCATTCTGACCGCCCTCGCCCTGTCGCTTGCGTTGCCGATGGCGGCGTGCAGCCACGATGCGAGCGAGGCGGAGCATGCGGCGACGACCGTGGTGACGATCACCATGGCGGGCAAGGCGCACCGGTTCGATGTCGAGGTCGCGCGCAGCGATGCGGAGCAGAAACAGGGGCTGAAGTTCCGCACCGGCCTGCCGGCGAACGGCGGGATGCTCTTTCCGTTCGAAAAACCGCGGATCGCGAGTTTCTGGATGCAGGACACGCTGATCCCGCTCGACATGATCTTCATCCGCGCCGACGGCAGCATCGACCGTATCGCCGAAAACACCATCCCCGGCTCGCTCGAACCCGTCGCGAGCGGCGGCGAGGTGAGCGCGGTGCTCGAACTTGCGGGCGGCACCGCGGCGCGGCTGGGGATCGACGAGAGCGCCAGCGTGACGTGGACACAATAG
- a CDS encoding RecX family transcriptional regulator, with protein MPKHPAPFDRSKRPLGAAKLDELALAYVARFATSRAKLLRYLARKVRESEWMDESDAMAACEAVADRMERLHYLDDRQYAAMRAGAMTRRGLGVRRVRAQLYVDGIAEADSGEAIEAAESAAVAAAIGFARRRRLGPFAARGLDDPKLRERQVAAFVRAGHSPALARHILGVAPGDADALAALDAGAALD; from the coding sequence ATGCCCAAGCATCCTGCTCCCTTCGACCGATCGAAAAGACCGCTCGGCGCAGCGAAGCTCGACGAACTGGCGCTTGCCTATGTCGCGCGATTCGCGACGAGCCGCGCCAAGCTGCTGCGCTATCTCGCCCGAAAAGTGCGCGAATCCGAATGGATGGACGAAAGTGACGCCATGGCGGCGTGCGAGGCGGTCGCCGACCGGATGGAGCGTTTGCATTATCTCGACGACCGCCAATATGCCGCGATGCGCGCCGGCGCGATGACGCGGCGCGGGCTGGGAGTGCGGCGGGTAAGGGCGCAGCTTTACGTCGATGGAATCGCCGAGGCGGACAGCGGCGAAGCGATCGAGGCGGCCGAGAGCGCGGCGGTCGCGGCGGCGATCGGCTTTGCCCGGCGGCGGCGTTTGGGGCCTTTTGCCGCACGCGGGCTCGATGACCCCAAGCTGCGCGAACGGCAGGTCGCCGCTTTCGTGCGCGCGGGGCACAGCCCGGCGCTGGCGCGGCATATCCTTGGCGTGGCGCCGGGCGACGCGGACGCGCTGGCGGCGCTGGACGCGGGGGCGGCGCTCGATTAG